A stretch of DNA from Deltaproteobacteria bacterium:
AGAAAGACATGAAGTACCCTTGGGTCATAATACCGAAAAAAAAGCGAAGTCGCGTCTTCGTCGTATACGATTAGAAAGCCTCGAAAGTGCTGCTTGAGCTGATCCAATGTAACAGACGATGCAACAAAGATTCCCCAGCTGTTTCCCCAGCCATTGTTTAGAAGCCATCGTGTGAAAGAATCATCCGGCTTGAGACTCACAAGATATGGTGCCACATGGGCTAAATCCCGAGCCTTGTCTCCTCGAAAAAGACAGACTGCGGGAACATTGGTCTCCAACACCTTTGAATAAATGCCATCGTTCCGCGCAGCATCCAATACGGCAAACACTTGAGGGGGTTTCTTCGTCTC
This window harbors:
- a CDS encoding DUF4123 domain-containing protein, which translates into the protein MASTHVEKIIDQLWRPIDETKKPPQVFAVLDAARNDGIYSKVLETNVPAVCLFRGDKARDLAHVAPYLVSLKPDDSFTRWLLNNGWGNSWGIFVASSVTLDQLKQHFRGFLIVYDEDATSLFFRYYDPRVLHVFLPTCDNEQLSTLFGPVDRYYVKGEDGDTLIGYSLVETKLTEDMIKLG